One part of the Thermodesulfobacterium commune DSM 2178 genome encodes these proteins:
- a CDS encoding M48 family metalloprotease gives MSFFFKTKLHLLSLFLIFLLVFPPQIAQALISLEEEEKIGKEVLAELVKEVEFIDDLELNLYINTIGEVLKKQGVTFSPFEFKFFLINDSSFNAFSVPGGYIFINSGIFNSIESEDELAGIMAHEMAHNLCRHIARRIEDIKKMQVLVTAATLAGLLLGGEKAAALNIASAAIAQTKLLAYSRADEEEADRTGFQIITKANYNPWGMATVMERLSKQGNLAIELEYKYLLTHPLPQERVAYLISLAERYTSDQSPRSLVAQDPDYFKRLVIRAQVLSKKKDLASWITNLRAVLKEKNAPWIRYTLALALKEQRYFKEALVELVKALQELPFKIYFLLDLAEIYLASGEPEQALEVLNQISPSTSSKLYEGIYLTKLEYLRALALTETGDPQQAYGIMQKLLNLQALSYDPYFFYNLGKVASQLNKMGEAHFYFGKHYQLKGDLKPALYHYEKALSFLSKTDKMYLEAEKNIAQIKNKK, from the coding sequence ATGTCTTTTTTCTTTAAGACAAAACTGCATCTTCTAAGTTTATTTTTAATTTTTCTTCTGGTGTTTCCTCCGCAGATAGCTCAAGCCCTTATTTCCTTAGAAGAGGAAGAAAAAATCGGTAAAGAGGTTTTGGCTGAGCTTGTCAAAGAAGTCGAGTTTATAGATGATTTAGAGTTAAACCTCTACATCAACACCATAGGAGAGGTTCTTAAAAAACAAGGTGTAACCTTTTCTCCGTTTGAATTCAAGTTTTTTCTAATCAATGATTCCAGTTTTAATGCCTTTTCTGTGCCTGGAGGATATATTTTTATCAACTCTGGTATTTTTAACAGCATCGAGTCTGAAGACGAACTTGCCGGGATTATGGCACACGAAATGGCTCATAACCTATGTCGGCATATCGCAAGAAGGATCGAAGACATAAAAAAAATGCAAGTATTAGTTACGGCAGCCACGTTAGCAGGCCTACTTCTTGGAGGTGAAAAAGCCGCAGCTCTAAACATAGCCTCAGCGGCTATCGCTCAAACCAAACTTCTTGCCTACAGTCGGGCTGACGAAGAAGAGGCTGATAGAACCGGTTTTCAAATCATAACCAAAGCTAACTATAATCCCTGGGGTATGGCAACGGTTATGGAAAGACTTTCTAAACAAGGTAACTTAGCCATAGAGCTTGAGTATAAATATCTTTTAACCCACCCGTTGCCTCAAGAAAGAGTGGCCTATCTTATCAGCCTTGCTGAGAGGTATACCTCTGATCAATCTCCTAGGTCTTTGGTTGCCCAAGATCCAGATTATTTTAAAAGACTGGTTATCAGAGCTCAGGTTCTTTCTAAAAAGAAAGACCTGGCATCTTGGATAACCAACTTGAGGGCAGTCCTCAAAGAAAAGAACGCCCCCTGGATAAGATACACCTTAGCTTTGGCGCTAAAGGAACAAAGATATTTTAAAGAGGCCCTGGTTGAGCTGGTTAAAGCCCTGCAGGAGCTTCCTTTTAAAATCTATTTTCTTTTAGACTTAGCCGAAATATATTTAGCCTCAGGAGAACCTGAGCAAGCCTTAGAGGTTTTAAACCAAATTTCTCCTTCTACCTCTTCTAAACTATATGAAGGGATATATCTTACAAAGTTAGAGTATCTAAGAGCTTTAGCCTTAACAGAAACAGGGGATCCTCAACAGGCTTATGGTATTATGCAAAAACTTTTAAACCTACAGGCCCTTAGTTATGACCCATACTTTTTTTATAACTTGGGTAAGGTTGCCTCTCAACTTAACAAGATGGGAGAGGCCCATTTTTATTTTGGTAAACATTACCAGCTTAAAGGGGATCTAAAACCAGCCCTTTATCACTACGAAAAAGCCCTTTCTTTTTTATCTAAAACAGATAAAATGTATTTAGAGGCTGAGAAAAATATAGCACAAATAAAAAACAAAAAGTAA
- a CDS encoding hotdog fold thioesterase produces the protein MEASRKEQVWKIAKFMREHDRVAVWLEVDLIEVDLGYALIGMKVREDMLNAAGVCQGGAIFSLADFAFAVASNSHGKLALAISSSIYFPSSAKVGEYLYAEAKELSLTKRTGVYEVKVFEKEKGRLVAIFTGQVYRKEEDLRGLISEKM, from the coding sequence ATGGAAGCTTCGAGAAAAGAACAGGTCTGGAAAATTGCTAAGTTTATGAGAGAGCATGACAGGGTTGCCGTTTGGTTAGAGGTAGATTTGATAGAGGTAGACCTTGGGTATGCGTTAATAGGGATGAAGGTTAGAGAAGACATGCTTAATGCAGCTGGAGTGTGTCAGGGTGGAGCTATTTTTTCTTTGGCAGATTTTGCTTTTGCCGTTGCTTCAAATTCTCACGGAAAGTTGGCTTTAGCTATTTCTTCTTCCATTTATTTCCCTTCTTCTGCTAAGGTAGGAGAGTATCTTTATGCTGAGGCTAAGGAGTTAAGTCTTACTAAGAGGACAGGAGTTTATGAGGTAAAGGTTTTTGAGAAAGAAAAAGGCAGGTTGGTTGCAATTTTTACTGGGCAGGTTTACCGGAAAGAGGAGGACTTAAGGGGTTTAATATCTGAAAAAATGTAG
- a CDS encoding DUF2934 domain-containing protein, with amino-acid sequence MDRKALEEEIRKVAYELYVKSGCIPGRDLDNWLEAERIVLERYGLISKEGSQETSPSSACETQPKTKVRCRKKTEESSATKGRGKKKG; translated from the coding sequence ATGGATAGAAAGGCCTTAGAAGAGGAAATCAGAAAGGTAGCCTATGAGCTTTATGTAAAAAGTGGATGTATTCCTGGTAGGGACTTAGACAACTGGTTAGAGGCTGAAAGGATCGTTTTAGAGAGGTATGGCTTAATTTCTAAGGAAGGTTCTCAAGAAACAAGCCCCTCTTCAGCCTGTGAAACCCAACCTAAAACCAAGGTAAGATGCAGAAAAAAGACCGAAGAAAGCTCTGCTACCAAAGGTAGAGGCAAGAAAAAAGGATAA
- a CDS encoding heavy-metal-associated domain-containing protein, with protein MKTYSLKVEGMTCPHCEMTIENGLKKMFPDLIFVKADRNNKEVTLKSLKEIDLNAVSQAIESLGYKVVE; from the coding sequence ATGAAGACCTATAGCTTAAAAGTGGAAGGAATGACCTGTCCTCATTGTGAAATGACCATAGAAAATGGGCTCAAAAAGATGTTCCCAGACCTTATTTTTGTTAAAGCAGACCGAAACAACAAAGAGGTAACCTTAAAGTCTCTTAAAGAAATAGACTTAAACGCAGTTTCCCAGGCTATAGAAAGCCTTGGTTATAAAGTGGTGGAATAA
- a CDS encoding heavy metal translocating P-type ATPase, whose amino-acid sequence MEKVLEIPIIGMTCAACVKRVTDLLLKVPGIKQATVNLITEKATLEVEEEKRLDLKAIRKALQKGGYDLGVQRVVFKIEGLSLGDPKKIEKELLKVLGVVEASANQATEELTLDYVPTLVEPEDLKKRLASLGYDQAVVLQGEVELYEEVFRKREEQELKKKFLISAILTGFILLDMVTHVLGHVGKREVFNYVLFGLTTPVLFYGGSRFFKAAAKGLRHLSFDMNTLIALGAGAAYLYSFVATFFPDIFWASGQTPQVYYETAAVIITLILFGRFLEAKAKYKTTEAIKKLASLQPSKARIIKDNMEKEVSIKEVQVGYLVLVKPGERFPVDGEIVEGIGLVDQAVITGESLPVEKRVGDKVIGGTVNLTGSFKVRVTHVGKDTVLAHIIKLVREAQATKPAIQKLADRIASVFVPLVIAIALVTFLVWVGLGYGLTFSLMNAISVLVVACPCALGLATPTAIAVATGKAAEENILIKNPEALEYANRLNYVVFDKTGTLTYGQPMVKKMEVFSGCSEEEAIFFAASAEKNSEHPFGKALVEFARKRGLKVEEPDEFYYLPGKGVVAQLKGKEVLVGNRRFMEEAGLALDEFERFLSEGNIEGISYVLVAVDGRLCSAFWFEDKVKEEALEVLQILKKKGIKVGLLTGDAWQTAKEVAKKLEVDEVWAEVLPQEKALKIEELREKGNIVSMVGDGVNDAPALAKAHLGVAIGSGTEVASATADLILIKNDLRDLLKALRLAEITYKKIKQNFFWAFFYNLILIPVAAGVLYPFSGLLLKPVFASGAMAFSSLFVLINSLSLKKVKL is encoded by the coding sequence TTGGAAAAAGTTTTGGAAATTCCTATCATAGGGATGACCTGTGCTGCCTGTGTTAAAAGGGTTACTGACCTGCTTTTGAAGGTTCCTGGCATAAAACAAGCAACGGTAAACTTGATCACAGAAAAGGCAACTTTAGAGGTTGAAGAAGAAAAACGTCTTGATTTAAAGGCTATAAGGAAGGCACTACAAAAAGGAGGGTATGATTTAGGGGTTCAGCGGGTGGTTTTTAAGATAGAAGGATTATCCTTAGGAGACCCTAAAAAAATCGAGAAAGAACTTTTAAAGGTTTTAGGTGTGGTAGAAGCTTCAGCCAATCAGGCAACAGAAGAGCTGACTTTAGACTATGTCCCTACTCTGGTAGAACCAGAAGACCTCAAAAAAAGACTTGCCAGCTTAGGTTATGATCAGGCAGTTGTCTTGCAAGGAGAGGTAGAACTCTATGAAGAGGTCTTTAGAAAAAGAGAAGAGCAGGAGTTAAAGAAAAAATTTTTGATTAGTGCGATACTCACAGGTTTTATTCTTTTAGACATGGTAACCCATGTTTTGGGGCATGTTGGGAAAAGAGAGGTTTTTAACTATGTGCTTTTTGGTTTGACAACTCCGGTGCTGTTTTACGGAGGTAGTAGGTTTTTTAAGGCTGCAGCCAAAGGGCTTAGGCATCTTTCTTTTGACATGAACACCTTGATTGCCCTTGGAGCAGGAGCAGCGTATTTATATAGTTTTGTAGCAACCTTTTTCCCTGATATTTTTTGGGCTTCAGGACAGACTCCTCAGGTTTATTATGAGACAGCAGCGGTAATCATTACCCTTATCCTTTTTGGACGGTTCCTTGAGGCAAAGGCAAAATATAAAACTACAGAGGCTATCAAAAAACTTGCCTCTCTTCAGCCATCAAAAGCCAGGATTATCAAGGACAACATGGAAAAAGAGGTTTCTATAAAAGAGGTTCAAGTAGGATACCTGGTCTTGGTTAAACCTGGAGAAAGATTTCCGGTAGACGGAGAAATTGTAGAAGGTATAGGGTTGGTAGACCAGGCTGTGATTACTGGAGAAAGTTTGCCTGTAGAAAAAAGGGTAGGGGATAAGGTTATAGGAGGCACAGTAAACCTTACAGGAAGTTTTAAAGTAAGGGTAACCCATGTAGGGAAAGATACAGTCTTAGCTCACATCATAAAATTGGTTAGAGAGGCTCAGGCTACCAAACCTGCCATACAGAAACTTGCCGACAGGATAGCCTCTGTGTTTGTGCCTTTGGTCATAGCGATTGCGCTGGTTACTTTTCTGGTGTGGGTTGGGTTAGGATATGGACTAACCTTTAGCTTAATGAATGCTATTTCCGTTCTGGTAGTAGCCTGTCCTTGTGCTTTAGGTCTTGCTACCCCGACAGCTATTGCGGTGGCTACAGGAAAAGCTGCAGAAGAAAACATCCTTATCAAAAACCCTGAAGCTTTAGAGTATGCAAACCGGCTAAATTATGTAGTATTTGATAAAACAGGTACCCTTACCTATGGGCAGCCGATGGTTAAGAAGATGGAGGTTTTTTCAGGCTGTTCTGAGGAAGAGGCTATCTTTTTTGCCGCTTCTGCGGAAAAGAATTCAGAGCATCCCTTTGGAAAGGCTCTGGTAGAGTTTGCCAGAAAAAGAGGGTTAAAGGTGGAAGAACCTGATGAATTTTACTATTTGCCTGGAAAAGGGGTGGTAGCCCAATTAAAAGGTAAAGAGGTATTGGTTGGGAATAGACGGTTTATGGAAGAGGCTGGCTTAGCTTTAGATGAGTTTGAGCGATTTTTAAGCGAAGGTAACATAGAAGGAATTTCTTATGTGCTGGTAGCTGTAGACGGAAGGCTTTGTTCTGCTTTTTGGTTTGAGGATAAGGTTAAGGAAGAGGCCTTGGAGGTGTTGCAAATCCTTAAGAAAAAAGGTATTAAGGTAGGGTTGCTCACAGGAGATGCCTGGCAGACAGCTAAAGAGGTGGCTAAAAAACTTGAGGTTGATGAGGTTTGGGCTGAGGTTTTGCCTCAGGAAAAGGCATTAAAAATAGAAGAATTAAGAGAAAAGGGAAATATTGTTTCTATGGTAGGAGATGGGGTAAATGACGCTCCAGCCTTAGCTAAAGCTCACTTAGGTGTGGCTATAGGGTCAGGCACAGAGGTTGCTTCTGCTACCGCAGACCTTATTCTGATAAAAAACGACCTGAGAGATCTTTTAAAAGCCCTTAGGTTAGCTGAAATAACCTATAAAAAGATAAAACAAAATTTCTTCTGGGCCTTCTTTTATAACCTTATTCTTATTCCTGTGGCTGCAGGGGTGCTTTATCCTTTCTCAGGACTTCTTTTAAAGCCAGTTTTTGCCTCAGGGGCTATGGCTTTTAGTTCACTTTTTGTGCTTATAAATTCCTTAAGTTTAAAAAAGGTAAAACTATAA
- the rmuC gene encoding DNA recombination protein RmuC → MDYLWLVIFFVGLVGVFWYFYANLRKYVDERFSWVQQRLENISEPLFSVKERMSDLQEIKKDLTKLYIAEEVLKGLSEDVAKLNAIFLSRKSGKAGERAVEEVLALLPPNLLVRNLKMGASEVEFAFVLRDGKYLPIDSKVTSPEILTKEELTEEELKEVIKRIKKRAKEIITYTKDEKSVGFAVMTVPDRIYDFCKSKLLEELEKDKVILVPYGLLLSFLMFVFFFWERFGQVIEASDFSGFIVKLEKGLYEMEKDIEQLFKELRSVENLSHRVRNNLFFLKGELEKTKMSSD, encoded by the coding sequence ATGGACTACCTCTGGTTGGTGATATTTTTTGTTGGGTTGGTGGGGGTTTTCTGGTATTTTTATGCTAACTTAAGAAAATACGTAGACGAAAGATTTTCCTGGGTTCAACAAAGGTTAGAAAACATCTCAGAGCCATTATTTTCAGTCAAAGAAAGGATGTCTGACCTCCAGGAGATTAAAAAGGACCTTACCAAACTATACATAGCAGAAGAGGTGCTTAAGGGTTTAAGTGAGGATGTAGCTAAGCTTAACGCTATATTTTTAAGTAGGAAGTCAGGTAAAGCTGGGGAAAGGGCTGTAGAAGAAGTTTTAGCTCTTTTACCTCCCAATCTACTTGTCAGAAATCTTAAGATGGGGGCGTCGGAGGTTGAGTTTGCCTTTGTTTTAAGAGACGGGAAGTATTTACCTATAGATTCAAAGGTTACTTCTCCAGAGATTCTTACTAAAGAAGAGCTTACTGAAGAAGAGTTAAAAGAGGTTATAAAAAGGATTAAGAAAAGGGCTAAAGAGATCATAACTTATACTAAAGACGAAAAGTCAGTGGGATTTGCCGTAATGACTGTCCCTGACAGGATTTATGATTTTTGTAAGTCCAAACTGTTAGAGGAGTTAGAAAAAGATAAAGTCATCCTTGTGCCTTATGGTTTACTTTTGTCTTTTTTGATGTTTGTGTTTTTCTTTTGGGAAAGATTCGGACAGGTGATAGAGGCTTCAGATTTTTCTGGATTTATAGTAAAGTTAGAGAAAGGACTATATGAAATGGAAAAGGACATAGAACAACTTTTTAAAGAACTTCGCTCGGTGGAAAATCTATCTCATCGGGTTAGAAATAATCTTTTCTTCTTAAAAGGAGAGTTAGAAAAAACCAAAATGAGCTCTGATTAA
- a CDS encoding FIST C-terminal domain-containing protein: MKTQVFKSQEKTLLFALEDIKNQIDKNFDSYDFLIFAISPDYPYIDINYYIKKVFNTEKYLGFHAIHSFCDTEIVEGISVAVIKFETTGKVEIFYLEDIDEDDAVIKTANYFNSNPDKLHIVIGGLGNKKRFGTFIEEVSQFINYQPVNNIIGGVSSGHRDANGEVLSYQFVDFKIIKNGFVIITFSNIDFAIDIALGFKPYGVTYEIKKAKDYKLYLVDDNRNFSDITRSFMKGIDNFDIRYLWYIPIYILDDEEGYVATLRTFKKVAKDYVEFFGPVKEGQKLKLSFATPEELLKENFKIAKKVKERIEYCDILFNFSCTARQYVLEERQREEIEIYVSTLNSNLFGFFTFGEIGPDKHFKKLKFYNETSILLAMKER, encoded by the coding sequence ATGAAAACACAAGTATTTAAAAGTCAAGAAAAAACCTTACTATTTGCATTAGAAGATATTAAGAATCAGATAGATAAAAATTTTGACAGCTATGATTTTTTAATCTTTGCTATATCTCCTGACTACCCATATATTGATATAAACTACTATATAAAAAAGGTTTTTAACACAGAAAAATACTTAGGGTTCCACGCTATTCACTCTTTTTGCGACACTGAAATAGTAGAAGGCATTTCTGTAGCTGTTATAAAATTTGAAACAACTGGTAAAGTAGAAATTTTTTATTTAGAAGATATTGACGAGGACGATGCAGTTATAAAAACTGCAAACTATTTCAACTCAAATCCAGATAAGCTTCATATCGTTATCGGAGGACTAGGTAATAAAAAAAGATTTGGAACATTTATAGAAGAGGTATCTCAATTTATAAACTATCAACCAGTAAATAACATAATTGGAGGTGTATCTTCTGGACATAGAGATGCTAACGGAGAGGTTTTATCATATCAGTTTGTTGACTTTAAAATTATAAAAAATGGTTTTGTAATTATAACCTTTTCAAACATAGATTTTGCGATAGATATAGCCCTTGGGTTCAAACCTTATGGAGTTACTTACGAGATTAAAAAGGCTAAAGATTACAAACTGTACTTAGTAGATGATAATAGAAATTTTAGCGATATTACACGATCATTTATGAAGGGTATAGATAATTTTGATATAAGATATTTATGGTATATACCTATTTACATACTTGATGATGAAGAAGGATATGTAGCAACTCTCAGAACATTTAAAAAAGTTGCAAAAGATTATGTAGAGTTTTTCGGTCCAGTAAAGGAAGGTCAAAAATTAAAACTTTCTTTTGCTACACCTGAAGAACTACTAAAGGAAAATTTTAAAATCGCAAAAAAAGTAAAGGAAAGAATAGAATACTGTGATATTCTGTTTAACTTTTCTTGCACAGCAAGGCAATATGTATTAGAAGAAAGGCAAAGAGAAGAAATAGAAATTTATGTTTCAACTTTAAATAGTAATCTTTTTGGATTCTTTACTTTTGGAGAAATAGGGCCAGACAAACATTTTAAAAAACTAAAGTTTTATAATGAAACATCTATCTTGTTGGCGATGAAGGAAAGATGA
- a CDS encoding GGDEF domain-containing protein: protein MREEIKIKLLQNLLKEVTKKYDSILYLKEQKLKDTYLMAIKDELTGLYNRYYLKDYLVKLIEKLKRNKNNKLFLIFIDLDNFKLINDTYGHNKGDNVLKEVAEILTANFRKYDIISRYGGDEFIVLLESNEDPTKRINALRQNIEEIFKEFNLSFSYGISIFPDDIENINMPTQEIIKLLIEIADKRMYEEKTKKEKVV from the coding sequence ATGAGAGAGGAAATAAAAATAAAACTACTACAAAATCTTTTAAAAGAAGTAACCAAGAAATACGATTCCATTTTATATCTAAAAGAACAAAAATTAAAAGATACTTATTTAATGGCTATCAAAGATGAACTTACAGGGTTGTATAACAGATATTATCTTAAAGATTATTTAGTAAAATTGATTGAAAAATTAAAAAGAAACAAAAACAATAAACTTTTTCTCATATTTATAGACCTTGACAACTTTAAACTGATTAACGATACATATGGACATAATAAGGGTGATAACGTTTTAAAAGAAGTGGCTGAGATATTAACTGCAAATTTTAGAAAATATGACATCATATCAAGATATGGTGGAGATGAATTTATTGTATTATTGGAATCTAACGAAGACCCAACAAAAAGAATAAATGCTTTAAGGCAGAATATAGAGGAAATTTTCAAAGAGTTTAATCTATCTTTTAGTTATGGCATTTCAATCTTTCCTGATGATATAGAAAATATCAACATGCCAACTCAGGAAATAATAAAACTGTTAATAGAAATTGCCGACAAAAGAATGTATGAAGAAAAAACGAAAAAAGAAAAGGTTGTTTAA
- a CDS encoding IS256 family transposase, with translation MKNLDLDLEKVLSEISKIESKEGIKMAAALLLNALMKKEREIFLRDSIDNKANGYYERQLACFLGNLGISVPRDRKSEFRPAILPPEWQKADESFQDFILNLVLQSYSPNKIKALLQSMKLPYSPEQIEEIKEELYNQAKELKTKELPENLFAMFIDAYHTQIKDTEANRIRKAVIYNIIGIDMEGRKNLLSYYIYFGSETKEDWLQILNDLIKRGVKRVMVIVSDDFPGLAQAIKALFPETDHQLCFVHMQRNINRNMSKQDAKKFYEELSIIKRIEEYERALIRFEELCKSYEKKYPAYIKGLLKKKEHYFVYKKYPEGVRRYIYTTNVVENINSRIELIRVNTGGYFQSIKTAEVAIYITVSRIQKTRWQKPLPLIKSALYELRQMFVKRFYKETQFS, from the coding sequence ATGAAAAACTTAGACTTAGATTTAGAAAAAGTTTTAAGTGAAATCTCAAAAATTGAATCAAAAGAGGGTATCAAAATGGCTGCTGCACTCCTCTTAAACGCTCTCATGAAAAAAGAAAGAGAAATATTCCTTAGAGATAGTATTGATAATAAAGCTAATGGTTACTATGAAAGACAACTTGCCTGTTTCTTAGGTAACCTTGGTATCTCTGTCCCAAGAGATAGAAAATCTGAATTCAGACCTGCTATTCTTCCTCCTGAATGGCAAAAAGCTGATGAATCTTTCCAGGACTTTATCCTTAACCTCGTTCTCCAAAGCTACTCCCCCAATAAAATCAAAGCCCTCTTGCAATCTATGAAACTTCCCTACTCTCCAGAACAAATAGAAGAAATTAAAGAAGAATTGTATAACCAAGCCAAAGAATTAAAAACCAAAGAATTGCCAGAAAATTTGTTTGCTATGTTTATAGACGCTTATCATACTCAGATAAAAGATACCGAAGCCAACAGAATCAGAAAAGCAGTTATTTATAATATCATCGGAATAGATATGGAGGGAAGAAAAAATTTACTTTCTTATTACATTTATTTTGGTTCAGAGACGAAGGAGGACTGGCTCCAGATACTTAATGATTTGATAAAGAGGGGAGTTAAGAGGGTTATGGTAATAGTGAGTGATGATTTTCCTGGCCTTGCTCAAGCCATAAAAGCCCTTTTTCCTGAGACAGATCATCAGCTTTGTTTTGTACACATGCAAAGGAACATCAACAGGAACATGTCTAAGCAGGATGCTAAAAAATTTTATGAGGAGTTAAGCATTATAAAGAGGATAGAGGAGTATGAGAGGGCCTTAATTAGATTTGAGGAATTATGTAAGAGTTATGAGAAGAAGTATCCAGCTTATATAAAGGGACTTTTGAAAAAGAAGGAGCATTATTTTGTTTATAAGAAATATCCTGAGGGGGTGAGGAGGTATATATACACGACGAATGTGGTTGAGAATATAAATAGCAGGATAGAGCTGATAAGGGTAAATACAGGGGGATATTTTCAATCAATCAAGACAGCAGAGGTTGCGATATACATAACAGTAAGTCGGATTCAGAAAACGAGATGGCAAAAACCACTTCCTTTAATTAAGTCTGCTTTATACGAATTGAGGCAAATGTTTGTAAAGAGATTTTATAAGGAGACACAATTCTCTTGA